DNA from Agathobaculum sp. NTUH-O15-33:
CGGTAACGGTTTCCGATATCAATCCCGTGCTGGCCGCGCAGACCGATCGCAAAAACAAGCTGAAAAACCTGCCCCGGTATCATTTCATCATTCTGGTCAAAAATCAGGCCGGGTTGCGCAACCTGTACCAGTTGATCTCCAAAAGCTTTTTGGAATACTACAACAAACGCCCCATCATGCCGCGCAGCGAGCTGATCCGCCACCGCGAAGGGCTGATCTTCGGTTCGGCCTGCGAAGCGGGCGAGGTGTTCCGGGCCATGACGGGCGGCGCGGAGGACGCGGAGCTGGAACGTCTTGCCTCCTTTTATGATTATTTAGAGATACAGCCGACCGGCAACAACAACTTTATGCTTGCCAAGGGCATGGCAAAGGACGAGGAGCAGCTGCGCGATTGGAACCGCAAGATTCTCGCGATCGCGGACAAGCTCGGCAAGCCTTGCTGCGCCACGGGCGACGTGCACTTTTTAGAGCCCGAGGACGAAGCGTTCCGCCGCATCCTCATGGCGGGGCAGGGCTTCGGCGACGCGGATAACCAAGCGCCCCTATACCTGAAAACGACGGATGAGATGCTAAAGGAATTTTCCTATCTGGGCGCCGACCGCGCGTATGAGGTGGTCGTGAAAAACACCAACATGGTGGCGGATTGGTGCGATATCATCCGCCCGGTGCCGCGCGAAAACTACCCGCCCCATATCGACGGCGCGGAGGAAGATCTGCGCAATATGAGCTATGAAAAAGCGAAGCGCATCTACGGCGACCCGCTGCCCGAGCTGGTACAGGCGCGTCTGGACCGCGAGCTGAACTCCATCATCGGCAACGGCTACGCGGTCATGTACATCATCGCGCAGAAGCTGGTGACCAAGTCTCTGTCGGACGGGTACTTGGTCGGTTCTCGCGGTTCGGTCGGTTCGTCGTTCGCGGCGTTTACCTCGGATATCACGGAGGTAAATTCACTGCCGCCGCATTATTTGTGCCCGGATGATAAGTATATCGAGTGGCACGACGAGTATTCCTGCGGCGTGGATCTGCCGGATAAGCTGTGCCCCAACTGCGGCAAGCCGCTCACCAAGGAGGGCTTCGGCATACCGTTTGAGACCTTCTTGGGCTTTGAGGGCGATAAGGTGCCCGATATCGATCTAAATTTCGCGGGCGAATACCAGTCCCGTATCCACTATTACACGGGCGAGATATTCGGACACGACCATGTGTTCCGCGCGGGCACGATCGGCACGGTCGCGGAAAAGACGGCCTACGGCTATGTCAAAAAATATATGGACGAGCGCGGCATCGAATGCTCGCGCGCGGAAGAAAATCGCCTTGCTGCGGGCTGCACGGGCGTGCGCCGTACCTCGGGCCAGCATCCGGGCGGCGTGGTCGTCGTGCCCAAAGAGATCGAGATCTACGACATCTGCCCGGTGCAGCACCCGGCAGACGACCCGGATTCCGATATCATCACCACCCATTTTGAATACCACTCGATCGACGCCAACCTGCTCAAGCTGGACGAGCTCGGCCATGATGATCCGACCATGATACGTCATCTGGAAAATCTGACCGGCGTCAACGCGCAGGAGATTCCGCTGGACGACCCGGAGACGATGAGCCTGTTCCATAGCTGCAAGGCGCTGAAATACACGGGCGAAAACCCGGATACCGATGCCATTTTGGGCGACCTCGGCTGTGTCGCCGTGCCGGAGTTCGGTACCAAGTTCGTGCGCGGCATGGTAAAGGAGACGCATCCCTCCACCTTCGCGGAGCTGGTCTCTATTTCCGGCCTGTCCCACGGCACGGATGTGTGGCTGGGCAACGCGGCCGAGCTGGTCCGCAAGGGCATTCCGCTTTCCGGCTGTATATGCTGCCGCGACGATATCATGAACTATCTGATTTTGCAGGGCGTTAAGCCCAAGCTGGCGTTCAAGACCATGGAATCCGTCCGAAAGGGCAAGGGCCTGACCGAGGAAATGGAAGCCGCCATGCTGGAACAAAACGTGCCGGACTGGTATATCGATTCCTGCAAAAAAATCAAGTATATGTTCCCCAAGGCGCACGCGGTCGCTTATGTTATGATGGCGTTCCGCATCGCGTGGTTCAAGGTGCACCGGCCGCTGGCGTTCTATTCGGCGTATTTCTCCGTGCGCGCCAAGGGCTTTGACGCATCCTGCATGATCCGGGGCGACAAGGTGTGTCTGGACAAAATGCGGGAACTGCAAATGAAGGACCGCGAAAAGACCATCACCGCGGCAGAAAAGGAAATGATGGTAACGCTTGAGGTTTGCCACGAGTTTTACCGCCGCGGATTTACCTTTGAGCCGATGGACGTTTACGCTTCGGACGCGACGACCTTTTTGGTCACGGAGACCGGCCTGATCCCGCCGTTCACCTCAATGCCCGGCATTGGCGAGCAAGCGGCGCTGAACATCGTGGAGGAGCGTGGAAACGGTAACTTCCTCTCCGCCGAGGAGCTCGCCGTGCGTTGCCCCAAGGTATCCAAGTCTGTCATTGAATTGCTGGATCAGATCGGCGCGCTGGGCTCCATGCCCAAAACCACCCAGATCAGCCTGTTTGCATAAGAAAACAAAGGAAGGGCTTGACAGGATGTGTTTTCCGTGGTATTATTTTAACGCGATAAAGTAATGAAGGAGATAACGGAGAGACATGAACCGTTTTAGCATTTCCACGCCTGAGGGCACGAGAGACCTGCTCTTTGCTTCGTGCAAGGCGCTGCGTCAGACAGAGGCCGCCATCCGCACAGCGCTTGAAACACAGGGCTTCAGCGAGATTATTACGCCGGCGGTAGAGTATTTCGATGTGTTCCACGCGGCCAACCCGGAACTCGATCAGGAAAACATGCTGAAGATCATCGACCGGTCGGGCCGCATCTGCGTCGCCCGTCCGGACAATACGACTCCGATCGCCCGCGTCGCGGCGACGCGTCTGAGCGATACGGCGCTGCCCGTCAAGCTGTATTACAGCCAAAAGGTATTCCGTTCGGTCAGCGGCGATCACGGACATAAGGGCGAATTCTTGCAGATCGGCGCGGAGCTGATCGGCGCGGACGGTCTGGAAGCCGACCGCGATATTCTCTCCGCCGCGTTTGGGGCGCTGCGGCAGGCGGGCGCGGACAGCTTCCGCATCGAGCTGGGCCACGCGGAAATCTACAAGGCGCTGATCGAAGCGCTGGGCGTGGACGGACAGACGGCGGAATCCATTCGCCGCCTGATCGAGAACAAATCCTTTGCCGCCCTTGGCGACGCGCTGGAGCCTTACGCCGACCGCTCGGCCGCGCGCGCGCTGCGCGCCATGCCGCAGCTTTTCGGCGGTATCGAGGTGCTGGACGAGGTGGAAACGCTTACCGGCAACGTGCGCGTGCTGGGCGCGGTTTCCTACTTGCGCCGCCTGTATGCCGCGCTGGAAAAAGTGGGCTGCGGCGATCGGGTTATGATCGATCTCGGGCTGGTGCACGAAATGGATTACTACACCGGCGTGATGTTCCGCGGCTATATCGGCGGTGCGGGCGCCGCCATCCTTTCCGGCGGGCGCTATAACGCGCTGTGCGCGAAGTTTGGGCGCGATCTGCCCGCGGGCGGCTTCGGCATCGATGTGGAAAGCGTGGCGGACAGCCTGCTTTCCGGCGCCAAGCCCGAAGCGGCCGAGCGCCGCGGCACCGTGCGCATCGCGCTGACCAAGGGCCGCTTGGAAAAGAAAACGCTTGCGCTGCTGGGTAACGCGGGCTATGATATATCCGAACTGGAAGCGGGCTCGCGCAAGCTGATCTTCGCGCTGCCCGATAAGGGCGTGGAGATCGTGCTCGCCAAGGCGGCGGATGTGATCACCTACGTTGAGCACGGCGTGTGCGACATGGGCGTGGTCGGCAAGGATACGATCATGGAAAAGGGCGGCAGCTTTTACGAAATGGTCGATCTGGGCTTTGGCAAATGCCGCTTCGCGTTGGCCACCAAGAAGGGCAAGGACGCTTACGGCGGCTATAAGACCCCGGTCATCGCGACGAAGTACCCGAATGTGACCAAGGCGTTTTTCAGCCGCAAGAACATGGATGTGGAGACCATTAAGATCGAGGGCTCGGTCGAGCTAGCGCCGCTTTTAGAGCTGGCGGACGCGATCGTCGACATCGTGGAGACCGGCACGACGCTAAAGGAGAACGGCCTCGAGGTCATCGAGGACGTGGCGCCCGTTTCCGCGCGCGTCATCGTAAACCTCGCTTCCGCCAAAATGAAAAAGGCGGCTATTCAAACGGTGATAAAGGACCTTGATAATTAGTAATTAGGAATGAGTAATTAGTAATTAGGAGCTAAGCGTCAGGCTTTCGATGTCTGACAGAAATAGTGTCTATTTGTAATAAAAGTTGCGCGCAAGGCGCGCTTCCACAATTACTAATTACTAACTATGAATTACTAATTCCTGGAGGGATTGAAAGTGTTTTTAAAAACAGTCCTCGCGGACGGGACGGCTGAGCATGCTGTTCTGCGCGAGATGAAGGCGCGCGCCGCGGGCGCGCGCGGCGATATCGAACAGACCGTGCGCGCGATCATGGACGACGTGCAGGCGCGCGGCTTTGACGCGGTTTGTGAATACGCGGAAAAATTCGATAAGCAAAAGCCCTATCTCGTCGGGCGGGAGCTGCTTGAGCGAGCGTATGACAGCTGCGAGCCGGGGCTGATCGCGGCGCTGGAAAAGGCGGCGGCCAATATCCGCGATTATCACGAGCAAATGCTGGCGAAAAGCTGGCAGTGGCAGCGCGCGCCGGGTGAAACGCTGGGGCAGACCGTGCGCGGTCTTTCCCGCGTCGGCCTGTATGTGCCGGGCGGCACGGCGGCCTATCCGTCCTCGGTGCTGATGAACGCCATTCCCGCCAAGGTCGCGGGGGTAGGGGAGCTCATCATGGTCACCCCGCCGACGGAGAATATGTCGAAGGAAGTGCTCGCCGCGGCCAAGATCGCGGGCGTCGACACCGTGATCGCGGTGGGCGGCGTGCAGGCCGTCGCGGCGCTTACCTTTGGGGCGGGCTTTATCCCGCAGGTGGATAAGATCGTCGGCCCGGGCAACGCCTTTGTCGCGGCGGCGAAAAAGCTGGCTTACGGCACGGTGGATATCGATATGATCGCCGGACCGTCCGAGGTGCTGGTTATCGCCGACCACACGGCCGACCCGACGTATGTCGCGGCCGACCTGCTTTCTCAGGCCGAGCACGATCGGTTGGCTTCGGCCGTGCTGCTGACCGATTCGATGGCGCAGGCGCAAGCCATTTCGTGCGAGATGGAGCGGCAGGGCAAGCAAATGCCGCGCTGGGATATCATCCGTGAAAGCGTTCAAAACTACGGCTGCGCGATCGTATTCGAGGAGCTGGCGGATGCTTGCCGCGTGGCCGATCAGGTCGCGCCCGAGCATCTGGAGATCGTCACCGCCGAGCCGCGCGAGTGGCTGCCTTATCTGCACAACGCGGGCGCGATCTTTCTGGGCGGGTACGCGCCCGAGCCGCTTGGCGACTATATGGCGGGCCCGTGCCACGTGCTGCCCACCTCAGGTACGGCGCGGTTTTTCTCGCCGCTGTCGACCGATACCTTTCTTAAAAAGACCAGCGTGATCGAATACACGCGGGACGCGCTCGCGGGCTATGCAAACGATATTATCGCCTTGGCAGAGGCCGAGCATTTAAACGCGCACGCAAACTCCATCGCCGTGCGCTTTCAGGAGGAAACGGAAGATGCGGAAAGCTGAGATCACGCGGAAAACCAAAGAGACCGATATCGCGCTGACGCTCGATCTGGACGGCAGTGAGCGGCAGATCGACACCGGCATCGGCTTTTTTGATCATATGCTGTGTTCCTTCGCCGTGCATTCCGGTTTTGGCCTGACGCTTCGCTGCAAGGGCGATCTGGAGGTGGACGGACACCACACGGTGGAGGATTGCGGCATCGCGCTCGGTCAGGCGCTGAGTAAATGTCTGGGCGACAAGGCGGGCATCGCGCGGTTTGGTCAGGCGTTTGTACCCATGGACGAAGCGCTTGGCTTTTGCGCGCTCGATATTTCGGGGCGGCCCTATTTGGTATTCGACGCGCCCATGCCCCAGCCGATGTGCGGGAGCTACGATACCTGTTTGACGGTGGAGTTCATGCGCGCGCTGTCCATGAACGCCGGACTGACGCTGCATTTAAAAGCTGAATACGGTGATAACGCGCACCATATTACGGAAGCGCTCTTCAAGGCGCTGGCCCGTGCGCTGAAGCAGGCCGTGACCCAAACCGGCGGCGGCGTGCTTTCCGCCAAGGGGGTACTTTGATTTGAGGTGCGCTTTGGCAGGCGTCGCAACGACAAGTTATGGGCAAGCAAGAGGTAAATAAGTGACATACGCCCTATAGGCTCCCCCCGACGAGGGGGGAGCTGGGCCGCGCGAAGCGCGGGTCTGAAGGGGGGCGTAAGGGCGGGCGTACCGAAACAGTAGCGCTCCGTTCTTTCAAGGCGCTTTCCGTTCAGCCCCCTATTCGTCACGCGCATACTGCGCGCGCCACCTTCCCCTCGTCGGGGGAAGGCCAAAGGGCAGCGGTGCACCATAAAGAAGGAGTATTATGAGCTATATTGGGATAGTGGATTACGGCGCGGGAAACCTGATGAGCGTACATAATTCGCTGGATTATCTGGGATATGAAAATAAAATCGCGGACACTGCGGCGGATCTCGAAAACGCCGCCGCCCTCATCCTGCCCGGCGTGGGCGCGTTTCCGGACGCCATGGCGGCGCTTACCGCATCGGGGCTGACGGACGCGGTGAAAAAGGCGGCGGGGGAAAAACCGTTTCTCGGCATTTGCCTTGGCATGCAAATGCTGTTTGAAGAGTCCGACGAGGTGCGCCCGTGCACGGGGCTGGGCCTGCTGCCCGGCCGTATTGAGCGCATCGAGACTGCGTATAAGCTGCCGCAGATCGGCTGGAACACGCTGCGTGTTTTGCGGCCCAACGCGATGACCGCGGGCATACAGGACGGCGACTGCGTGTACTTCGTGCACAGTTTTATGGCAAAACCCGCCGATGCGGCGGATCTTGCCTGTGTGACCGATTACGGCGCCGAGGTACCCGCCATGGTGGCGCGCGGCAATGTGTTCGGCTGCCAGTTTCACCCGGAAAAAAGCGGGGAAGTCGGTTTGCGGATGCTTCAAAACTTTGCGAAACTCACGGAGGTGGGGAAATGAGAATTTTACCGGCGATCGATTTAAAAAACGGTCAATGCGTGCGCCTGCAAAAGGGCGATTATGACACGGCCCACAAGGTGGCGGAGGACGCGGTGGAGACCGCGCGCAGCTTTTTGGCGGCGGGCGCATCGCTCATCCATATGGTTGATCTGGACGGAGCCAAGGACGGCTCCCAGCGCAATTACGACGTGGTGCGCCGCGTGCTGCGCGACGCGGGCGCGGCGGTAGAGCTGGGCGGCGGCATCCGCACGATGGAGGATGTCGATGTTGTGCTGGCGCTCGGCGTGTCCCGCGTGGTGATCGGTTCGGCGGCAATCAAAAACCCGCCGTTCGTCCGCGAAGCGGTGCGCAAATATGGGGATAAGATCGCCGTTGGCATCGACGCGCGGGGCGGCACGGTCCGCACCGAGGGCTGGGTGCGCGATTCCGGCGTGGATTATATCTCCTTTGCCAAACGCATGGAGCAGTACGGCGTTCAGACCATTATTTTTACCGATATTGAAAAAGACGGCATGCTGGAAGGCCCTAGCTTTGACCAGCTTGCCGCGCTGCGGCAAGCTGTTTCGTGCGGGATCGTCGCGTCCGGCGGCGTATCTACGATCGAGGATATCAAGAAACTCAAGGCCCTCGGCATCGATGAAGCGATCGCGGGCAAAGCGGTCTACGCGGGCACGCTTGATCTTGCGGCGGCCATCGCCGCCGCAAAATAGAATTAGGAGTGAGGAGTGAGGCGTTGGCGGTATCGCGCTTTGCGCGATTATTCAATAAGCCGCCTGCGGCGGCCACTATTATTCCTAACTACTAATTCCTAATTCCTAATTACTAATTAATAGAAAGGGGTTTTTGTATGCTTGCCAAACGCATCATCCCTTGTTTGGATGTAAAGGATGGGCGGGTCGTTAAGGGCGTAAACTTCGTGGGCTTGCGCGACGCGGGCGACCCGGTCGAACTGGCGAAGTTTTATTCGCGCGAGGGCGCGGACGAGATCGTGTTTCTCGATATCACGGCCACCTCGGATGGACGCGATACGATCGCGGACGTGGTGCGCCGCACCTGCCGCGAGGTGTTCGTGCCCGTTACCGTGGGCGGCGGCATCCGCACGGTGGACGATTTTAAAGAAATCCTGCGCGCGGGCGCGGATAAAATATCGGTCAATTCGGCGGCGGTCAAAAACCCCGCGCTGGTGGGCGAAGCTGCTGAAAAGTACGGCAGCCAGTGCGTCGTTGTAGCGATCGACGGCCGTCGAACGGGCAAAACGCCCTCCGGGTTTGAAGTATATGTCGCGGGCGGGCGTACGTCCACCGGCGTGGACGCGGTCGCGTGGGCCAAAGAGGTGTACGAGCGCGGCGCGGGCGAGATACTGCTCACTTCCATGGATAAGGATGGTACCAAATCCGGCTTTGATCTGGAACTGACCCGCGCGGTTGTGGATGTGGTCGGTATCCCGGTGATCGCTTCGGGCGGCTGCGGCAGTCTCGATCATTTTTCCGAGGTGTTTGAAGAGACCGCGTGCGACGCGGCGCTTGCCGCCAGCCTATTTCACTATGGCGAGCTGACGGTCGGGCAGGTCAAGCGGCATTTAAACGAAAAGAATATCCCGGTGAGGTTGTAAAATGGAACTATCGAAATTTTTTATCAAGGCCGAGCTCATTCCGGTCATTTGTCAGGATGAACGGAACGGCGAGGTGCTCATGCTGGGCTACGCCAACGAGGAAGCGCTGCGCCGGACAATGGAGAGCGGCACCGCCTGGTTCTTTTCGCGTTCGCGCCAAAAGCTTTGGAACAAGGGTGAGACGTCGGGCAATTTTATTTATGTAACAAAAATCCTGTCCGACTGCGACGACGATACCCTGATCTACATAGGTACGCCCAAGGGGCCGGTCTGCCACACGGGAAACCGCACCTGCTTTTATACCACGCTGTGGGAGAAAAATAATTAGGCGGTAGGCGGTAGGATTGGCGGAATCCGGCCATGCCGGATATTAAAATGATCGCGCGACGCGCGATTCCATAACTTCTAATTCCTACCGCCTACTTCCTAACTAGAAAAGAGGTTTTTATATTGAATTCATTTGAACAAATGGAGGCCGTGATCGGGCAGCGCAGGGCCGAACCGCAGGAAGGTTCGTATACCTGTTACCTGTTCGAGAAGGGCCTAGATAAAATGCTGAAAAAGGTCGGCGAGGAATGCGCCGAAACCATCATCGCCGCAAAAAACGGCGATAAAGAGGAGCTGGTAGGCGAAATTAACGACGTGTTCTATCACATGATGGTGATGATGAACGAGTGCGGCGTTTCACTTGCCGAGGTCTGCGCGGAGATGGATAAGCGCGCGGAAAAAATCGGCAACCTAAAGCAGTTCCACGTGTCCGACCATAATTCTTGAGGTACTACGATGCGAAGAAAAGATAGAGAAGTCACAGGCCGTGAAAATATCGAGGCGATCTTAAAAGCCTGCAAGGTGTGCCGCATTGCCATGATCGCGGAGGGCAAGCCTTACGTGATTCCCATGAACTTTGGCTATGAGTGGGATAATAATGGGCTGACCCTGTATTTCCACAGCGGTTTAAAGGGCAAAAAGATCGACGCGATGCGCGCCGACCCGCACGTTTGCTTTGAGATGGATATCGAGGACGGTGTGATAGAAGGCGGCGACGTGGCCTGCCAGTATAGCTATGCGTTTTCGTCCATCATTGGCGAGGGATGCGTACAGTTTGCGGAAAATAACGAACAGAAACGCCACGGGTTCGATATCATCATGCAGCAGCTGACCGGCCGCGAGGGCTGGACCTATTCGGACGCCCACCTTTCGGTAGCCGAGGTGTTCATGGTCCGCGCGGATTCCTTGGAAGCTTCGCGCAAAACGCCGCGTAATTGACAGCGCAAACGCCGCTCCCGCTGCGGGGGACGGCGTTTTTCCATTTACATAGAGAGAGGATGAAACGATGCAGAACCAAACCATGTTACAGGGCTTTGAATGGTACTTGCCCGAAAACGGATGCCTTTGGAGCCGCTGGGAGAAGCAGGCCCCAAATATCGCCGCGCTCGGTATCACCGATATTTGGCTGCCGCCCGCCTATAAGGGTGCGAACGGCGCGGCCGACGTGGGCTACGGCGTTTACGATCTGTTCGATCTGGGTGAATTTGATCAAAAGGGCACCGTGCGGACGAAATACGGCACGCGGGAAAGATACCTTGCCGCTGTGCGTACCTTGCAGCAGGCTGGCGTGCGCGTATGGGCGGATATCGTGATGAACCATAAAATGGGCGCGGATGAGTTGGAGCACGTGCGCGCCACGCCGGATGCTTCCGATAACCGGGAAAAGGCCGTGGGAGATGAGCGCGAGATCGCCGCGTGGACGAAATTCACCTTTCCGGGGCGCGCGGGCAAATATTCGGGCTTTCAGTGGAACTGGACGCATTTCAACGGCACCGATTGGGACGATGGCGCGAAAACGGGCGGCATTTATCTGTTTGAAGGCAAGCGGTGGGATGAACAGGTCGACCCCGAGCACGGCAATTTCGATTATCTTATGGGAGCCGATCTGGCGCTGACCAACCACGATGTGGTGGAAGAACTGAAGCGCTGGGGCTGCTGGTATCTGGATACGGTTCATCCGGATGGTTTGCGGCTGGACGCGGTAAAGCATATGCAGCGCGATTTTTACACGGATTGGCTGGGCGAGATGCGGCGGCATGCCGGGCGCGAGCTGCCCGCCGTCGGCGAGTATTGGAGCCCGGAGGTTGAGCGGCTCTTAGGCTATCTGGAGGGCGGCGCGGGCATGCGTCTGTTCGACGTACCGCTGCACTTCCATCTGTTCGACATATCCGGGGCAAACGGTAACTACGATTTATCGAAGCTGTTGGATGGCACGCTTGTGCAGGCCGCGCCCGATCAGGCGGTCACCTTTGTCGACAACCACGATACCCAACCCGGGCAGGCGCTGCAAACCTTTATTCAGCCATGGTTCAAAGCGCCCGCTTATGCGCTGATTTTACTGCGCGGGCAGGGGTTGCCATGCGTGTTCTATGGCGACCTGTACGGCGTGCCGCATGACGGGATCGCGCCCGTGGCCGGGTTGAAACGTCTATTATGGGTACGCGCCAATTTGGCCTATGGTGAATTGCACGATTATTTTGACGATGCAAACGTCGTCGGTTTCACACGCGAGGGGGATGCGGAGCACCCGGATTCCGGCCTTGCCATGCTGCTTTCGGATTCGACCGGCGGCGAAAAACGGATGTATGTCGGCAGCCGCCTTGTCGGTAAAACGCTGGTAGACGCGCTGGGTAAATGCACCACGCCCGTTACCGTTGATGGGGAGGGGAACGTGACCGCCTCCGCTCCCGCCGGCGGCGCCGCCGTCTGGGTCACGCGCGAAGCGTTTGACCGGATGTTTATGGAGGAAAGCTGAAATATTTTGTAACGCGATAGGAAATTAAAAAGGGGGATGCGACGAAACGCAAATCGTCGCACCCCCCCTATGTCTTATTCGGCATTCCAATTAGCGACTATAACTACCGCGAATAGCCCAATCACCAAAAACGTAAAAATACCGGCCAACGTGGTAAGAACTCCGTCTAATTTCTTCTTGTTTTTAAAGATTTTAAGCAAGATTGCATACAGTAAAATGCCTAACATGCCGCCTAGGGTATTGGATATAACATCTGTAATATCTGCTCTGCCGATTGCAAAAGCAAACTGCGCGGTTTCAAGCGCAAGGCTGAAAATTGCAATACCTATTATCTTATGAAGAAACCGCGTATCGTTTTTCAGTATACCTAGAAAAATGCCAAATGGAGCGAAAACCAATAAATTATTCATAACTTCGCTGATGTGAAAGCTGCTACCGGCTTGCTCCGTATAATAAAAGGGAATAAAGTTAACGTGACGTGCACCTAGTAAGGCTGTAAATGAAAATTGCAGCTTCAATAAGATCAGCCAGACCAGCAGGACCAAATAAACAATAAATAACCCTTGCGCAATTTTATATCGCTTCTCCATAATTTTTAAATTTCCTTGTGATTACATTGTTTCTTGAGAAACCATCCAAGAAATGCAATGAAAAGACATAGGAATAACCCTATCCCAGTTTCAATGAGAAGAACCATGTGCAACGGCACAGCGGTCAAAACGCGGTTTTCCAAATAAACCGATTGAGCCATGCTGCCAACGGTGCAAACAGCGACAAAAAGTATTAGGACGATCGTAATTCGTGTCAGAGCTTTTACTTTCATGACATCCCTCGAATTTCTTGTTGCGATAAAATACGGTACTGTAGCATTTTTCTTTCTTACTATCAATATACCTTTAAAATATTATGGTAGCAAGCAACAAAGCGGTGAAAATATAATATAAAATACGAGAAGGCTTGCCAGCGCAAAAGGAAAGCAAAAATAAACTGATCACGAATTACGGCTGAGCGGCGATAAAACGTTTTGATCTGGACTGCGGGGATGCTGGTTCTAGCGATAAAATAAATGATGAAAAGCGCGCGTTGCAAAATAAAAGAAATTCCTCCTAGCCACAAGGCGATCGGTAT
Protein-coding regions in this window:
- a CDS encoding PolC-type DNA polymerase III — encoded protein: MPGKLTDFFERCRDSIATQQLAGGEVRSLAFGDDKTVMVVELDLHDTVVSRAQLREVESCIASAYDLKRVFVEPRYELSEPTPAYIETLYEDMAFRMPSARGLLRADAWRYEDGGVSVPMDEVSEKHFAVALRQLERRIADELGTPCPVRAVRAETDAYDAPLAEEHREKILQKAIANEAQAAAAAEPKPKKPRPAPRQEGGAYARPRTEKVRETDLLFGKLMQDPIVSVNEAVMAYDMVTIQGEVFFTDHRDIKSKKTGKDYVKLAFDMTDRTNSVRISKFFPADKAGDIASSIKPGLYCTVQGKMTFDSFAKEMVLEPTAIVKAKKPMRQDKAEGLKRVELHLHTNMSAMDGMSATSALLCRAASWGHRAMAITDHGVAQAFPEALHAQEGKQKDVIGDMKIIYGVEAYYINDEDTISVVRGKSNEPLNGTFIVFDLETTGLNPASEEITEIAAVRVKDGAIMDSFQTYVNPHKPIPEEITKLTGISDETVADAPELAEAVPKFLDWAGAYPFVAHNAGFDMGFLRTACKRLSIEKEFTSIDTLEMSRMMLPHLHKFKLNILAKELQVGPFEHHRASEDAAVLGRIFVKLLTRLQEEFHAVTVSDINPVLAAQTDRKNKLKNLPRYHFIILVKNQAGLRNLYQLISKSFLEYYNKRPIMPRSELIRHREGLIFGSACEAGEVFRAMTGGAEDAELERLASFYDYLEIQPTGNNNFMLAKGMAKDEEQLRDWNRKILAIADKLGKPCCATGDVHFLEPEDEAFRRILMAGQGFGDADNQAPLYLKTTDEMLKEFSYLGADRAYEVVVKNTNMVADWCDIIRPVPRENYPPHIDGAEEDLRNMSYEKAKRIYGDPLPELVQARLDRELNSIIGNGYAVMYIIAQKLVTKSLSDGYLVGSRGSVGSSFAAFTSDITEVNSLPPHYLCPDDKYIEWHDEYSCGVDLPDKLCPNCGKPLTKEGFGIPFETFLGFEGDKVPDIDLNFAGEYQSRIHYYTGEIFGHDHVFRAGTIGTVAEKTAYGYVKKYMDERGIECSRAEENRLAAGCTGVRRTSGQHPGGVVVVPKEIEIYDICPVQHPADDPDSDIITTHFEYHSIDANLLKLDELGHDDPTMIRHLENLTGVNAQEIPLDDPETMSLFHSCKALKYTGENPDTDAILGDLGCVAVPEFGTKFVRGMVKETHPSTFAELVSISGLSHGTDVWLGNAAELVRKGIPLSGCICCRDDIMNYLILQGVKPKLAFKTMESVRKGKGLTEEMEAAMLEQNVPDWYIDSCKKIKYMFPKAHAVAYVMMAFRIAWFKVHRPLAFYSAYFSVRAKGFDASCMIRGDKVCLDKMRELQMKDREKTITAAEKEMMVTLEVCHEFYRRGFTFEPMDVYASDATTFLVTETGLIPPFTSMPGIGEQAALNIVEERGNGNFLSAEELAVRCPKVSKSVIELLDQIGALGSMPKTTQISLFA
- the hisZ gene encoding ATP phosphoribosyltransferase regulatory subunit, with translation MNRFSISTPEGTRDLLFASCKALRQTEAAIRTALETQGFSEIITPAVEYFDVFHAANPELDQENMLKIIDRSGRICVARPDNTTPIARVAATRLSDTALPVKLYYSQKVFRSVSGDHGHKGEFLQIGAELIGADGLEADRDILSAAFGALRQAGADSFRIELGHAEIYKALIEALGVDGQTAESIRRLIENKSFAALGDALEPYADRSAARALRAMPQLFGGIEVLDEVETLTGNVRVLGAVSYLRRLYAALEKVGCGDRVMIDLGLVHEMDYYTGVMFRGYIGGAGAAILSGGRYNALCAKFGRDLPAGGFGIDVESVADSLLSGAKPEAAERRGTVRIALTKGRLEKKTLALLGNAGYDISELEAGSRKLIFALPDKGVEIVLAKAADVITYVEHGVCDMGVVGKDTIMEKGGSFYEMVDLGFGKCRFALATKKGKDAYGGYKTPVIATKYPNVTKAFFSRKNMDVETIKIEGSVELAPLLELADAIVDIVETGTTLKENGLEVIEDVAPVSARVIVNLASAKMKKAAIQTVIKDLDN
- the hisD gene encoding histidinol dehydrogenase encodes the protein MFLKTVLADGTAEHAVLREMKARAAGARGDIEQTVRAIMDDVQARGFDAVCEYAEKFDKQKPYLVGRELLERAYDSCEPGLIAALEKAAANIRDYHEQMLAKSWQWQRAPGETLGQTVRGLSRVGLYVPGGTAAYPSSVLMNAIPAKVAGVGELIMVTPPTENMSKEVLAAAKIAGVDTVIAVGGVQAVAALTFGAGFIPQVDKIVGPGNAFVAAAKKLAYGTVDIDMIAGPSEVLVIADHTADPTYVAADLLSQAEHDRLASAVLLTDSMAQAQAISCEMERQGKQMPRWDIIRESVQNYGCAIVFEELADACRVADQVAPEHLEIVTAEPREWLPYLHNAGAIFLGGYAPEPLGDYMAGPCHVLPTSGTARFFSPLSTDTFLKKTSVIEYTRDALAGYANDIIALAEAEHLNAHANSIAVRFQEETEDAES
- the hisB gene encoding imidazoleglycerol-phosphate dehydratase HisB; this translates as MRKAEITRKTKETDIALTLDLDGSERQIDTGIGFFDHMLCSFAVHSGFGLTLRCKGDLEVDGHHTVEDCGIALGQALSKCLGDKAGIARFGQAFVPMDEALGFCALDISGRPYLVFDAPMPQPMCGSYDTCLTVEFMRALSMNAGLTLHLKAEYGDNAHHITEALFKALARALKQAVTQTGGGVLSAKGVL
- the hisH gene encoding imidazole glycerol phosphate synthase subunit HisH, whose protein sequence is MSYIGIVDYGAGNLMSVHNSLDYLGYENKIADTAADLENAAALILPGVGAFPDAMAALTASGLTDAVKKAAGEKPFLGICLGMQMLFEESDEVRPCTGLGLLPGRIERIETAYKLPQIGWNTLRVLRPNAMTAGIQDGDCVYFVHSFMAKPADAADLACVTDYGAEVPAMVARGNVFGCQFHPEKSGEVGLRMLQNFAKLTEVGK